In the genome of Paenibacillus sp. FSL R5-0766, one region contains:
- a CDS encoding M20 family metallopeptidase has protein sequence MNRSELIQLAQPLQAQLSAWRRDLHQHPEIGYEEHRTSAIVAEHLESLGLEVTRNVGKTGVTGLLRGETDGPTFALRADMDALPIQDQKAVEYRSQVEGKAHLCGHDAHTSILMGAAQLLTGLGRPKSGNIKFIFQPAEEGLAGARAMIQDGVLENPKVDAIAGLHMTPGQNTGTLGVSQGVAFASADPLIIKVFGKGGHAARPHEGIDAIAVSAQVITALQNIVSRMVDPLEPAVVTIGKITGGYMGTAIAPEVEMIGTVRTLSPAIRERMPALIEQVVKGVCDSFGAGCEVVYGDGYPVVVNDLGMVDLLTETCDQVNAEKGWTYIKPSTGGEDFAFYCEQVPGVFFRLGSGNDEERTRYPLHHPMFDLDETAMPYGVGMLSAVALEFLVRNTSSEGEQSQ, from the coding sequence ATGAATCGTTCAGAACTAATACAGCTGGCTCAGCCACTACAAGCCCAGTTAAGCGCTTGGCGCAGAGATTTACATCAGCATCCTGAAATCGGCTATGAGGAACATCGCACATCTGCTATCGTAGCCGAGCATCTGGAAAGCCTGGGACTCGAAGTTACACGCAATGTCGGAAAGACCGGGGTTACAGGCCTGCTTCGCGGAGAGACCGATGGACCAACCTTTGCCTTGCGCGCAGACATGGATGCTCTGCCCATCCAGGATCAGAAAGCGGTGGAATATCGCTCGCAAGTGGAAGGCAAAGCGCATCTGTGTGGACATGACGCTCACACCTCCATCCTGATGGGAGCTGCCCAACTGCTTACTGGTCTTGGAAGACCGAAATCAGGCAACATCAAATTCATTTTCCAGCCAGCGGAAGAGGGACTTGCAGGGGCAAGAGCCATGATCCAGGACGGTGTTCTGGAGAATCCGAAGGTTGATGCCATCGCAGGATTACACATGACACCTGGACAGAACACGGGAACCCTGGGTGTAAGTCAAGGCGTTGCGTTTGCCTCGGCTGATCCCTTGATTATCAAGGTGTTTGGCAAGGGTGGGCACGCAGCTCGTCCGCATGAGGGTATTGATGCGATCGCGGTATCCGCTCAGGTCATCACCGCATTGCAAAATATCGTCAGTCGGATGGTTGATCCACTTGAACCGGCAGTAGTCACGATTGGCAAAATCACCGGAGGTTATATGGGAACAGCCATCGCCCCGGAAGTGGAGATGATCGGTACGGTTCGTACACTCTCACCTGCCATTCGTGAACGGATGCCAGCTTTGATCGAGCAGGTTGTTAAAGGGGTCTGCGATTCTTTCGGAGCTGGATGCGAAGTTGTCTACGGCGATGGATACCCTGTTGTCGTGAATGATCTCGGCATGGTTGACCTGCTAACAGAGACTTGTGATCAGGTTAATGCGGAGAAGGGATGGACTTATATCAAACCCTCCACAGGGGGCGAGGATTTCGCTTTTTATTGTGAACAGGTTCCGGGTGTGTTTTTCAGACTAGGATCTGGGAATGATGAGGAACGTACTCGCTATCCACTCCACCATCCCATGTTTGATCTTGATGAGACAGCGATGCCTTATGGTGTTGGCATGTTGTCTGCAGTAGCACTTGAATTTTTGGTACGGAATACATCTTCTGAGGGGGAGCAATCACAATGA
- a CDS encoding ABC transporter substrate-binding protein produces MKKRQWTGLWITLLAVVMVLSACGGKSTSTNDGSATEGTGSGSASTTLTVAAATDIESFDPHNNNNTSSEAVLVNVFDYLIKNDSEQKKVAGLATSWDQVDDTTWRFKLREGVTFHNGDPFTSADVKYTLERVAKDETLKQNSYFKNIVEVKVVDDYTVDIITDGPDPLLLNRLSKMGAGILPAKYIADKGFDAFLKQPVGTGPYKFSKWTKDDRVELVKNENYFDGEPKWNEVVFRVIPEASTRVSELLAGGVDVASSIPSTDIARIEGEADKKIVKAPIQRVLQLIFRQTEGSITADPKVREAIDLAIDKQGIVDSIAGGAGIVTRTSVTPGNFGADPSLYKTSLYDQEKAKQLLQEAGYAEGEAEMTISVSAQYKEQAEVVAAMLEQAGFKINLDVLEASAFSERYSSKSFKEIFMIGIGNSLFDASNNYNRYMLEEAKGESDYNNPEVEKLLQSALVNMDPASREKEYQQVQQIFSEERPAVYLYQMEGVYGTNDKVNFAPRSDEMFYADEIAPVAQ; encoded by the coding sequence ATGAAAAAAAGACAATGGACAGGCTTGTGGATCACGTTACTGGCAGTCGTAATGGTACTCAGCGCTTGCGGAGGAAAATCGACAAGCACAAATGATGGTTCCGCAACAGAAGGAACGGGCAGTGGAAGCGCAAGTACAACACTGACCGTTGCTGCAGCAACCGATATTGAGAGTTTCGATCCGCACAATAACAACAACACTTCCAGTGAGGCGGTTCTGGTCAACGTTTTTGATTATCTGATCAAAAATGACAGTGAACAGAAAAAAGTTGCGGGACTTGCGACATCATGGGATCAGGTTGATGATACAACGTGGAGATTTAAGCTGCGTGAAGGTGTTACCTTCCACAATGGCGATCCATTCACTTCAGCAGATGTAAAATACACGCTGGAGCGCGTAGCCAAGGACGAGACACTGAAACAAAACAGTTATTTCAAAAATATCGTAGAAGTTAAAGTGGTGGATGACTATACCGTAGACATCATCACGGATGGTCCAGATCCGTTGCTCCTGAATCGTCTGTCCAAAATGGGAGCAGGCATTCTGCCAGCAAAATATATTGCAGATAAAGGATTCGATGCTTTCCTGAAACAACCGGTAGGCACAGGCCCTTATAAGTTCAGTAAATGGACCAAAGATGATCGTGTGGAACTGGTGAAAAACGAGAACTACTTCGACGGTGAACCAAAATGGAATGAAGTGGTATTCCGCGTTATTCCTGAAGCCTCCACACGTGTATCCGAATTGCTTGCTGGTGGTGTAGATGTTGCGTCTTCCATTCCGTCTACTGACATTGCCCGGATCGAAGGCGAAGCAGATAAGAAGATTGTCAAAGCGCCAATCCAGCGTGTTCTTCAGTTGATCTTCCGTCAGACAGAAGGCAGTATCACAGCTGATCCAAAAGTACGTGAAGCCATTGACCTGGCTATCGACAAACAAGGCATTGTGGACAGCATTGCCGGCGGAGCAGGTATCGTAACCCGCACATCCGTAACACCAGGCAACTTCGGTGCTGATCCTTCATTGTACAAAACGTCACTCTATGACCAGGAAAAAGCCAAACAACTCCTGCAAGAAGCTGGCTATGCGGAAGGTGAAGCTGAGATGACCATCTCCGTTTCCGCACAGTACAAAGAACAGGCTGAAGTTGTCGCAGCGATGCTGGAACAAGCCGGATTCAAAATCAACCTGGATGTCCTGGAAGCAAGTGCATTCAGTGAACGTTACAGCTCCAAATCATTCAAAGAAATCTTCATGATTGGTATTGGTAACTCCTTGTTCGATGCTTCGAATAACTACAATCGTTATATGTTGGAAGAAGCGAAAGGTGAGTCGGATTACAACAATCCTGAAGTAGAGAAACTGCTTCAATCTGCATTGGTGAACATGGACCCTGCGTCTCGTGAGAAAGAGTATCAGCAAGTACAACAGATTTTCTCTGAAGAGCGTCCAGCCGTATATCTGTACCAAATGGAAGGTGTATACGGAACAAATGATAAAGTGAACTTCGCGCCGCGCAGTGACGAGATGTTCTATGCTGACGAGATTGCACCTGTTGCACAGTAA
- a CDS encoding ABC transporter permease — protein sequence MGKYVLKSLLQIIPVLFIVSLIVFILVRVTGDPVALMLPETATAEDRAVLTQALGLDQPLYTQYVKFLGSAIQGDFGQSFRYNQPALELVLERLPASFELAVAAMFFAVLMAVPLGVISAVKRNTFTDLIISGISVIGKAMPNFWMGIMLILLFSVMLGVLPVSGRGGLSHLILPAFTLGVGLAAQMTRLIRSSMLEILNQDYIRTARSKGLGRMVVIVKHAFRNGLIPVVTIMSLQFTSLIGGTLITETVFSWPGLGQLLVVAVNTHDMAIVQAAVFVIAFIVVVINILTDVAYRLLDPRIKYD from the coding sequence ATGGGCAAATACGTACTTAAGTCATTACTGCAGATCATTCCGGTACTGTTCATTGTTTCATTAATTGTGTTCATTTTGGTTCGAGTCACCGGTGATCCGGTTGCGCTAATGTTGCCTGAAACGGCTACCGCTGAAGATCGTGCTGTCTTGACGCAGGCACTTGGTTTGGACCAGCCTTTATATACGCAATACGTGAAGTTTCTGGGCAGTGCAATACAGGGAGACTTTGGTCAATCTTTTCGCTACAATCAGCCTGCATTGGAGCTTGTGCTGGAGAGGTTGCCTGCCAGCTTTGAACTGGCGGTAGCGGCCATGTTTTTTGCCGTACTTATGGCTGTTCCACTTGGTGTCATTTCAGCTGTGAAACGCAATACGTTTACCGATCTCATTATTTCAGGAATATCCGTTATTGGTAAGGCGATGCCAAACTTCTGGATGGGGATTATGCTTATCCTCTTGTTCTCCGTCATGCTGGGCGTATTGCCGGTATCCGGTCGCGGAGGATTGTCACATCTGATCTTGCCGGCATTTACACTTGGCGTTGGACTGGCTGCGCAGATGACCCGACTGATTCGTTCCAGCATGCTGGAGATTCTCAACCAGGACTATATTCGAACAGCTCGCAGCAAGGGGCTTGGCCGAATGGTTGTCATTGTGAAACATGCGTTTCGGAACGGATTGATTCCTGTCGTAACGATTATGAGTTTGCAGTTTACAAGTCTGATCGGGGGGACTTTGATTACAGAAACGGTATTCTCCTGGCCTGGACTGGGGCAATTGCTGGTCGTTGCAGTCAACACACATGATATGGCGATTGTACAGGCAGCGGTGTTTGTCATTGCCTTTATCGTTGTGGTAATCAACATCTTGACGGATGTAGCTTACAGGCTACTTGATCCGCGCATCAAATACGACTAG
- a CDS encoding ABC transporter permease, translating to MPIPGKEQEHGRAPTGFRYIWQQLIISKTGMFGAVLVLLVVLIAIGAPLLTSHDPAAVNPLNRLKPPAWLEGGTAEYWLGTDNLGRDMWSRIVYGARVSLIVGMGAVIVSGIIGAILGLVSGFYGKWLDAVIMRVGDAFMAIPTILFMLVVMAIVGPGITTLIFVIGVTNWVPFTRVVRSEVLSIKERDFVHAARSIGAKNGRLILKHILPNILSSFIVICGMNVGTTIIMEASLSFLGLGIKPPDVSWGGMLSDGRQYVATSWWVATFPGLAITFTVLGVIFLGDWLRDVLDPRTETTHK from the coding sequence ATGCCAATTCCGGGTAAAGAACAGGAACATGGGCGTGCACCAACGGGATTTCGTTATATCTGGCAACAACTGATCATCAGCAAGACCGGAATGTTTGGTGCTGTGCTTGTATTGTTGGTTGTGTTAATTGCCATAGGTGCACCTCTATTGACGAGTCATGATCCGGCAGCGGTGAATCCGCTCAACCGACTTAAACCACCAGCATGGCTTGAGGGCGGAACGGCCGAATACTGGCTGGGTACCGATAATCTCGGCAGAGACATGTGGAGTCGAATTGTATATGGTGCTCGAGTTTCCTTAATCGTGGGGATGGGTGCCGTGATTGTATCAGGAATCATTGGCGCGATTCTGGGGCTGGTATCCGGATTCTACGGGAAATGGCTGGATGCTGTCATCATGCGTGTAGGTGATGCATTCATGGCCATTCCAACCATTCTGTTCATGCTTGTTGTGATGGCGATTGTTGGTCCGGGTATTACAACGCTGATCTTTGTCATCGGTGTAACGAACTGGGTTCCATTCACCCGTGTGGTAAGAAGTGAGGTTCTTAGTATCAAGGAGCGGGATTTTGTTCATGCGGCCAGATCAATTGGCGCGAAAAATGGAAGATTGATTCTGAAACACATTCTGCCGAATATCCTTTCATCCTTTATCGTCATCTGCGGTATGAATGTCGGCACAACGATTATTATGGAAGCTTCACTCAGTTTTCTGGGTCTGGGTATCAAACCACCCGATGTGTCCTGGGGAGGGATGCTCAGTGATGGCAGACAATATGTTGCTACAAGCTGGTGGGTTGCTACATTTCCGGGGCTAGCCATTACATTTACCGTACTCGGTGTTATTTTCCTTGGAGATTGGCTGCGTGATGTGCTTGATCCACGTACGGAGACAACCCATAAATAA
- a CDS encoding S9 family peptidase, giving the protein MNQRPIMPEDLSHYRWISQPVISPNGQVAYVEQTIDQDKNEYNTQIRGISLDGDKDIALSDGTKDSSPAWSPDGTQLTFIRSVDGGKGLWTLHSDQKEPVMLISPARKILSYIWSPNGQYIAFTSKVQPEDQQKKADVQQEPAPALRGKVFERTTPKAEGAGWWDGQYSQLFVYESKSGEITQVTSGLWNISAPAWSPDSKQLSFISKQVEDEELDADLLYFTDIYSVRLGERDLFKVTDSSLAISQFSYSPDGQQLILIASDREYGSGSHNSLYAVPVHRGIPRPIAPQVDMQLGNAALGDMKSAGASPSPLTDNKHSELGVFVLGTQNGNVDVYHIQDNGECKSVTGDGEKDVYQYTLTPDGSSLVIAALTAEHPGELYRVDIDSGEMFRLTRRNDEFMAELAVNVPVRVEFKSSDGWPLQGWLATPAIRDSNGKLPLILQIHGGPHAMYTGTYSHEMQTLVAQGYAVLWINPRGSMGYGQEFARACRGDFAGGDYRDLMEAVDYALATYDFLDASRLGVAGGSYGGVMTNWIVAHTHRFKAAVTQRCISNWLSMYGTSDIGISYVEGVIGGNPAENAEFLWSRSPLAHAHHIETPLLIMHGEQDYRTPIAQAEELYTTLKRYGKKTKLIRYPGSNHSLLKSGKPSLRIDSFEQVNAWFNQYLGNEEGEQ; this is encoded by the coding sequence ATGAATCAAAGACCAATTATGCCGGAGGATCTGAGTCACTACCGTTGGATCAGTCAGCCGGTGATCAGTCCTAACGGACAAGTAGCTTATGTGGAACAGACCATAGATCAGGATAAAAACGAATATAACACACAAATTCGAGGAATTTCGCTCGATGGTGATAAAGATATTGCACTTTCGGATGGAACAAAGGATTCCTCACCTGCTTGGTCGCCTGATGGCACACAACTCACATTCATTCGCTCAGTGGATGGGGGCAAAGGACTATGGACGCTCCATTCAGATCAAAAAGAGCCAGTCATGCTGATATCTCCCGCACGTAAAATATTGAGTTATATCTGGTCTCCGAACGGACAGTACATTGCGTTTACCAGCAAAGTACAACCGGAGGACCAACAGAAGAAAGCTGACGTCCAACAGGAGCCTGCACCTGCACTGCGAGGTAAAGTCTTTGAGCGTACAACGCCGAAGGCTGAAGGGGCTGGCTGGTGGGATGGTCAATACAGCCAGTTGTTTGTATATGAGAGTAAAAGCGGGGAGATCACGCAGGTGACTTCCGGGCTATGGAATATCAGTGCTCCAGCGTGGTCGCCAGATAGCAAGCAGCTTTCTTTCATTTCGAAGCAAGTAGAGGATGAGGAACTTGATGCAGATCTACTGTACTTTACGGATATATACAGCGTTCGATTGGGAGAGCGTGATCTCTTCAAAGTGACGGATTCCAGTCTGGCGATAAGCCAGTTCTCCTATTCGCCCGACGGGCAGCAGCTGATCCTGATCGCCAGTGATCGTGAGTATGGAAGTGGGAGCCACAACAGCTTATACGCTGTCCCCGTTCATCGAGGTATACCCAGGCCAATCGCACCTCAAGTAGATATGCAGCTGGGTAACGCGGCGCTTGGTGATATGAAGTCAGCAGGTGCGTCTCCTTCTCCGCTCACGGATAATAAGCATTCGGAACTTGGTGTATTTGTACTTGGGACACAGAACGGGAATGTGGATGTGTATCATATTCAAGATAATGGAGAGTGTAAATCCGTTACGGGCGATGGTGAGAAGGATGTGTATCAGTATACCTTAACACCAGATGGTTCATCGCTGGTAATCGCTGCGTTGACTGCTGAACACCCTGGAGAGTTATATCGCGTGGATATCGACAGTGGTGAAATGTTCAGACTCACCCGGCGAAATGATGAATTCATGGCTGAATTGGCTGTAAATGTGCCAGTCCGTGTAGAGTTTAAGTCCTCTGATGGATGGCCGCTTCAAGGTTGGTTAGCCACACCGGCAATACGTGACTCCAATGGGAAATTACCATTGATTTTGCAGATTCATGGTGGACCGCACGCGATGTATACGGGTACATACAGTCATGAAATGCAGACACTCGTTGCGCAAGGGTACGCTGTGCTGTGGATCAATCCTCGCGGAAGTATGGGATACGGTCAGGAGTTTGCCAGAGCTTGCCGTGGTGACTTTGCCGGAGGGGATTACCGGGATCTGATGGAAGCTGTTGATTATGCCCTGGCTACATACGATTTCCTTGATGCATCACGTCTGGGTGTAGCGGGTGGCAGTTATGGCGGAGTGATGACCAACTGGATTGTAGCGCATACCCACCGTTTCAAGGCTGCTGTAACCCAGCGTTGCATCTCCAACTGGTTGTCCATGTATGGAACGAGCGATATTGGAATTTCCTATGTCGAGGGAGTCATTGGTGGTAATCCGGCGGAAAACGCTGAATTCCTGTGGTCCCGTTCACCTCTTGCCCATGCACATCACATTGAGACGCCACTTCTGATCATGCACGGAGAGCAGGACTATCGGACACCGATTGCGCAAGCGGAGGAATTATATACTACGCTAAAACGATATGGCAAAAAGACCAAACTGATTCGTTATCCAGGTTCCAACCACAGTTTGCTGAAAAGCGGTAAACCTTCACTTCGGATTGATAGCTTCGAACAGGTGAATGCCTGGTTCAATCAGTACCTCGGGAATGAGGAGGGCGAGCAATGA